caaaacacaatttaactcctaatttAGAAGTCTCAATAGTATTTTTACGACTCATTAAATTTGACTTTATAACTCAATGATTTAATctagttaattttgatttgaactAAAAccaatcttcttcttcttcttcttttgtcaAATCAAGTCAATCTTATTTGATTATAAGAAGATTACAACTTGATCTTGTCTAGAAATTATCGAGATAtaatttgacttgaaaattttaatgggtAAACttaaattatctaaatttaaaattgctTGAATCCAAAATACCTGAATCTCAatgatttgaacccaaaataaTTAGACTTATTTATTAGAATGAGTGGTCCACAATATTGCTTAATAAGCCTAGTTCAAGTTGAGTTTTCACAAAAGATTTTGTATCTCGAGTCAACCCGATTAGACTAAAATAtggtttaaataataataaaaatttaaaatcaacatttgaaagatttaaaaatattacttgTTAGAAAgttttttgcctttttttgaaaacagtcttaaaaattttatctatttggAGTCGACAAACCCCTTAACACATCTAGTACTATCTTAAGTTGGAGTTTTATATGCCCTTTGATGCCATGTAAGGGGTAAGGGTTTAAACCCTTAATGATATTGCATCACGCAAGGCAAGGTCTGATCCAACAAGATATTTCCACTTTATCAACTTCATACAATTttgatagtaaaaaaaaaaaatctcaacttagaataatatataatgtattaaaGAGTCCGTCAACTTCAGACAACCCttcaaatacataaataatgGAACTGATTAACTcaataaaattgaattcaaatcatttttttttaaacctgACCTGAGTCAACTTATGAACAGCTTGATGCGAAATACCTGGACCGGCAAGTTGAATAACGGAAATGGGTACGGGTCGGGCATGAACAGCAATGAGTTGAAAAGGTTGGAGGGATCCGAATGGTGTAAAGAAATGATCCAGTGTCCATTCCAATGCGTACATACTAGGCGCACTATCGTCCACTGCTATCACCATGATTTGTTTCATTGAcatctcttttctctctttctttcttattaCAACTTTCGAAAAATAAAACCCTCTTTTTGCAAATAAATGGAGTTGAACGAGTTACACTAGGGTTTTTAACCATGTTGAAGATGatgcttatttttttttttttttgaatgagGTTGTTGCGGCCATGGACTCGGTTTTCTGATTACCAGacagttaaaagaaaaagagaccTTTTCTCTAGTCTTAATTTAGGCTAatcaagtttttcttttctttcatttcaattGCTATTTTTGTGTGTAGTGAGTGTAATTGAACTGAATTGAGATTGAATAATGGTAAATTTGACATTTGGGCTCAATATTCAATCTGAGATTGATTCgtttatcaattttcataattcaaattcaaacttgatTAAGCTTATTAGTATTCAAATTCGaacttatttataattaagttctttctatataaatagagtaaaagtattattttcaaatagttaatatatattaaaatgaaaagcttgatgAGGATCATGAACCATTTGAATTGAGTATTTTTGTGCTCGCTTTATAATTCTAATTATTCGAGGTTGGCTCGATAATTACCAAAGCAAGTTTGAGTTTCTTTCTAATCGAACTCAAATCACTCACCAGCATTGGTGTCTTCTTTTACTCCCCTATGTGCAAAAAAGTAGATATATTCATATACAAGATCTTGCAAAATGGACTTGTTTGTGGATTAGATGGCATAATTTGGGCTTGaacaaaattttgtattttagattAACTCGATTTgatctaaattcaaaataagtaagtaaaaacaatttattttaatttgattataaaaaatacataagtattttaataaaaaaataattattgatgttgattgagtcttgatttaattaatatatgattattgCTAATACAAGAGAACATGAATCTAATCGGTTCATATCGATTCATGAGTCAATCCATTCAAAATCCCCTTTTAAACTAGTATCTTAATTGATTCTCAATTCAATTAGTCTGATTGGCCAATCTAATCGTTGAagcaatattaaattttgggatTGATTAACTTCATATTAGAATTGATAAATCCAGTTGACATTGactttttattgttgttgtttagATCTATTTTCGACCCTACTCGTAGATTCTGATATATTATTCATCtaaaactaattatttatttatccctTTCCGATTTTTAGTAtgttaaacatatatatatatatatatgtaacatATATATCCTAATTGAGGATGATGATCTCGCCGATTTACTCTTCTTACCCCTGTTCGACGATGATTCCGGCGATTGTTTCGGTTCGAAACGCAGTATGTATCGGTTGGTAATCCTTCAAGCTCATCCGCCTCTGACGAAGATGATGACTAAGAAAACGGAATATCTCCGCCGCCAATTAGAAGATCTCTCAACGGAATCCGGATAGCTTCTTCCatgtcatcatcatcatcatcatcaccaccTTCCAAAGATTGGAAAGGAGGAGGAGGTTTCGGGATTCTCGAAAAGATTATTAACGTTTTCCGTAGCAGTGGAATGCCAAACTCGGGCGGGTATACGGTAGCCTGAACTCAGACGAGGGACCGGTTCTACAACCCGCTGGGAGTGAGGCGGGTTCAGCAGTTGCAGTTgcaatagattttttttatatttaagataaGGACCTTTCAGGTGATGGTATTCTTCTTCACTGTTTTTTGGTAAATGGGAAACATCCACAAGAAAGGTCTGCTCTTGTTGATATAACAAATGACTACTCACCTATTGTTGGGCTTGCAATGGAAACACCGTCATCTGCTATAGGTAAGCAGCGGAGTAGTAGAGCCAAGAGCATGATGATGACTCCTGGTTCTGGTGAGGCTTTGTTAAGAGATGAAGTCAAGACTCTGTTGCAAAAAGTTGAAGAGGAAGCTGAGCTTTCAAATGTTTCAATGCAGAGCCATCCTTTTCTTCTTCACCCTTTTTTGCTGGTGACTCAGCAACGGTCTGTGTGTCAGTTGCGCCTTTGCAAATGCTGATGCCCCCTCACCGCCGGCGGGTTGTAAAATCGGCGGGTCATCATCCTCAAAACGGTGGGGTTTCATGAAGGATAGggtattttattcttttaattaaattagtggaAAAAAACGGCCACATGGCAGGTCAAGTTTAAGAGTTTAATGAGTGAccatatttaacaaattttctatcggttaataattaaatcgaaaaaaaaatcaaagtgatcaaaataataataatacattattttagattaatccGTAGTGTAATTTATCTCAAcaaatattaagttttaatagttagaaattttatatattttctctttatttaatcattaattttaaaatattaattaagagtAATAGTTAAATTGGACCGATGGTTAAATCAATCTTCTTATTGATTTGATCGGttcaattaaacatttaataaaaatttaaaaagtattaaaatattaaaaataaaaaattcgttCAGTTCAATTGGTTTTTTAGCTTATTCAATCGGTTTGTGCAAATTTCCAATCCAACTGATTCAATATCACTTTTCATATCAATATCCTAGTTGATTCTTGGTCCAACCGGTTTGATTCAAACATCATTTATTTAGggcacttgtaatttttttttaaattatacttatggaattaaaaaaaacttaattacaaaattaaccctcaaaatatattcttttgtCACTAGGTATCTAATTTTTGGTCAAAAGTAGTaactaaataatcaaatttatccaaaaagtGTACAACTCCAATAAGAAATGTGCCACttgttatgttttttattgGTTAATATCATGTTTTGGGAGCaaagatgaaatgaaatttacAGTTTAGGTAcaagttttaacaaaataaaaactttatgtACCTGattataaaaactatatgaTTTAAGGgcccaattttaatttaaaccaattaaaaaatatctttctttcctctccctTCAAAGCAATAAACACATCTAGCGTTGGGTGTGGTGATTTGTGAAATTGCCCTAATTACCTAAAAGAAGTCAAACAAGCAAGATACAAGGTGATAATAGTGTGGATTAAAGCAAAGAAACACATCAATTATTAATAGATTTGATTAATGACATGCTGCCATACAAAAGTGTTTCCAACTtccttatatataaaataaattcataatcacatttgtaaataaaatcataatagaaatatatttcgatttaaactaaaataaattaaggaatataaataaatattaaaactctCAAATTAAAAGAAggctttaataaaaataattagacatgcttttaagttttaagttaaAGCGAAGCTTTACTTCAAAAGTAGTGCATTGAATAAAGATATTGTTTTAGTTGGGTCCACCTTAAGATCCAACCAACCatcttatataataatttaatattttacgttatccaatataaataaacttaaaatatgcaataaatctctacttttaaaatttagtatttttattttatgaacttttcaatttttaaaattcaagtccaactaTTAACGctacttttttttgttaaatttgttgttgtgaccattttgaaatttaaaaaaattatttgatagtcatgtaatttaagaaaatgacattataattaattagagttgaattttaaaatataaatagcagaaagactaaatttctatttttcgaAAAGTAGATACCTAAATagataataaattatgtaatatataagATTTTAGGTTGGAATCCatcttctattaaattaattattatgggATTTATTAGTGGTAGAATTACGTTAGAGCCTCTTTAGAAATTGTAAGaatatgaatttgaataatggtaaattttattttgtccccgaaatttataatttacttttgATCTTTTAGGAAATTTTTTGACACCTTATTTGCAATTATACTTTTATGTCTATTCAAATATGATGCGAAGCATagtagataaattttaaatgtgtatatctactaaatgaaaatatttgaattaacaTATTACAAAAagcaatttatattttatcgaAAGTGTCTTTTTCaacatatcatatttaaattgtatatatggtAAGTAAATGcacatttataatttgattaatatgttttaaatatgcttCCTGATCCAAATAAACATCTAATGCTTAAATTGATGGTTACACTAATGTAAGGACCTAATTGATATGATACCGATACTTTgacaattcaattaaaatattttaaagtttaagacACCAATTTGAAATCTTTTCCATAGTTTTGGGTTATTTAGTGGAATTAAcccaatataaaaaatataattgtatttcATTTCGTAAAAGCGCTTAAATTTTCCTCTATTTGATTTCAGTTCTCatcgatttttttaatttatcgagagaaaagcaaataaattaaataaaatcaaacactATTTTCtgcttttataatttgatttctcTCTCAGATCTGTTCGTAGATCTTCAATCGCCGTCTtccttttgtctttttttttcaacattatctggtaattttatttgttttttctactgttttttatataattttaatgcgtgaatttgagtaattttttttcttggataGGTTTAAGAAATTTTCACGAATTATTGGAAATTGCATTTTCGAAGAAATACATTTACATCTTCTTCGAATTTTTGGATTTTCTCCACCTCGTAAgtaattttttagttatattcttattttctttgtattgctgttgttgttattattatttctgaAATTTGATCTCTTTTCTTATGGTAGCGttgataaacaaattttaaaaaattggctCCGCAAAGGCGATCGCAGCGCCACACGGGTGGCCAGATGCAGCAAAGCAATGCTGCTGCGACGGCGTTTTACGATCACGCTGGAGGCGGCGGGTCCTTCAACAATGCTGGTCCCGCCGGCGGAGATGCTGGTGATGCTGTTATGGCACGGTGGTTGCAATCTGCTGGATTGCAGCATCTGGCCTCTCCCTTGACTTCTACAGGCATCGACCAACGCCTCCTTCCTAATCTACTCATGCAGGTACTGTTGTTCCGCTTTTAATTTACcacatgtattttatttgtttatgtttctaTTGTTTCTATGATTCTATGCAATTTGATTTAGGTTAATGTACTTTTAATTGCTGCCATCACCTTTTAATCAAGGGAAATGTTCTATTCCTTTTTCGCGATTTATATTCAATTCTGAGTTTATGGAATGCAtaatttcttcccttttttgcATGAAGTTGGTgggaaaaatcattttagtatTGACAAGGTAATGAGGAAGTTACTATTACATACATGTAGGGGTATGGGGCAGAATCTGCTGAAGAGAAGCAGCGGCTATTCAAATTAATGAGGAACCTCAAATTTAATGGTGAATTTGGTTTGGAGCCATACACACCAACTGCCCAAAGTTCTGGAGGGCAGGCTACATCTGATGGGTTCCATTCTCCAGAGTTCAAGGGGGATTTTGGAGCTGGCCTTTTGGATCTTCATGCTATTGATGATACAGAGCTTCTTTCTGAGGTATGGTTATATTGTGCACTGAACATAACTTAGCCAGAGAATTCCACATTGGTTGATTGCttaaagtttatattgtttacaTCATGCAGttctactatttttatttcatttttgtggaAAAATGTTGACATGTTTCTTGTTTCTTCTTGTTATTccgttttatatttttctcaatttagtaaCAAAATTTTCCCTGTGAAAATAAATGTTGATTTGATTTATTGGCAGCATGTTATCTCAGAACCTTTTGAGCCATCACCATTCATGCCAGGTGTGAACAAATCATTTGAAAACGAATTTAATGTGACATCTAGCCGGCAGCAAAAAGAGCAAAGTAATGCAGATGCCTCTGCTTCGTCATTCATTGCCAATGAAAAAGAGATCAGTACAAGGGAAAATAATGTTGCTAAGATTAAAGTTGTGGTATGTTCTGTCACTGTGTTTTATATTATCTGGGCTGGAACAATTGATGCATGCTCGTAGCACAGTCTTCTATGCCTTAATTTTCAAGTTTCCTATgaagcttaatttttttcttgcaCATGGTACAAGGTACGTAAAAGACCATTAAACAAGAAAGAAATTTCTCGGAAGGAGGATGATATAGTAACTGTAGGTGAGAATGCTTTAACGGTCCATGAACCCAAGCTAAAGGTTTGTCCCTTATTCACAAAAGTTAATGTGAGGTTACTATGTGTTATTGAgatgaattttttagaattattggtGCTTGTTTGATATGTCATCTCTTCTCATGCTTATATCTGCTTTGGTTGTTATATGAAAGGTGGACTTGACAGCATACGTAGAGAAGCATGAATTCTGTTTTGATGCTGTTCTGGATGAGCATGTTACTAATGATGAGGTAATgcttggttaaaaattaatgcGTTGTTGCCATCTAAACATGGTTCCTGAATAGCATTGAGTAGATTATGACCAATTTGTTTAGTGTTTTGCTAGAGCCAAAGATTGATTTTTCCCCCTCTTGTTCACTTCAACAGGTTTATCGTGTTACTGTTGAGCCAATTATTCCCATAATTTTTCAGCGAACAAAAGCCACTTGTTTTGCATATGGGCAAACAGGTTCGCACAGTTTCAGACTTTTCTTCCTGAATGTCATGTGTgctatatatgttattttctgCTTTTGTATGCTTGAAGCACTATTAATGTTAGaaggaaatatttttgaatctcAAAGCTTACATGCATCTTGGATGGTGTATAGCCATCTATTCCTTTCAGTTTCTTCTAAATATAGCTTTTTCGTGAATATTAAAGTGGTAGTTTTTGAATCATTGTAAATCCTCAGAACTTCATAGTGAATTAGTTTTGGCTGTTAAATTTGTAAACTTCCTTTTAGCGtcaatcttattttatattcCATCAATTTACATTTACTCTTGCGCCCTTATGCCTTACCAGGAATGGTTGCTTTGGTTTAGAAACATTGCCAGACCCCAAATTCAAAGAGTCATGAAGAAATTAGATTCTAGTTGGAACCATAGTTTTTTGTAAATTGATGTACATGATATTTTAAACAGAATGGAGGAAACTATTTGGAAGATTTAGAATTATTAGTAGAAAATTGATGCATATGATTGGGTTTCAGAATTTCGAGACTGATGAGAGAATTAGTGCTAAAAGAACTAGTTTCTGTAAAAGAGAAGAAAGCTCTGTTGTAAACTAAAGAAATCACATTAGCCTAAGACATGAtagtcattttcttattttccttGGTTTATAGTCTTTTGTTTCACATCTCCTTGTTTTTGCAGTTCATGGTTCTGTGGTATTGTTGCTAATTTCCAGTTCacgaaatatattttttatttcaggTAGTGGTAAGACGTTCACAATGCAGCCATTACCTCTCAGAGCTGCACAAGACCTCATTAGATTCTTGCATCAGCCAGTTTATCACAGTCAGAGATTTAAATTGTGGCTTAGCTATTTTGAGATATATGGTGGAAAACTCTTTGACCTTTTGAGTGATAGAAAGtaattcccttttctttccttgcttatttatttatgcatgTCCATGTGTgttataaatcaatttttttcttaaaagcacTTGATTGATTATGATgtgtaataaattttaattatcttctGGTTTGACCTTCTATTATGTATCAAACCATTTGCCCTTCACACATTCTCTCTTTCAGTATGTATTCTGGTATAAATGTGCATGCACATACATATTAATAACTATTAGATCACTGAATAATTTAAGTTTCTTCATAGGAAACTTTGTATGAGAGAAGATGGGAGACAACAAGTCTGTATTGTTGGACTGCAAGAATTTGAGGTGTTAGATGTGCAAGTTGTCAAGGAATACATTGAGAGGGGAAATGCTGCTAGAAGCACTGGATCTACTGGTGCAAATGAGGAGTCTTCAAGGTCACATGCTATTTTACAACTTGCCATCAAGAAACACCCTGAGATAAAGGAGTCGAAACGGAACAATGATGGGAATGAATCTAAAAGTGGGAAGGTTGTGGGAAAGATTTCTTTTATTGATCTTGCTGGCAGTGAAAGAGGTGCAGACACCACCGACAATGACCGACAAACTAGgtagatttgaatttttatgcaAGGACAAAAAGAGGGGAGAAACTAACATTAATCTTTTTTCTCCTCACCTGGTTTCTTTTTGGTTTGTTCTGATATCACTGGTTCCGATTCTTGCCAGGATTGAGGGTGCAGAAATTAATAAGAGCCTTTTGGCTCTCAAGGAGTGTATTCGTGCCCTGGACAATGATCAGATCCATATACCATTCCGTGGGAGCAAACTCACTGAAGTGCTCCGTGACTCTTTCGTTGGCAACTCAAGGACTGttatgatctcatgtatttctCCAAATGCAGGTTCATGTGAGCACACTCTCAATACTCTGAGATATGCTGATAGGTATGCTTGTTTCTATAACGAGACACTACATGAACTTCCTTTGTTGCATTACATTGTATTTTTCTACTTGTTGATTAAATAAAGATTATTGTTATCCAAATGAACAGGGTTAAAAGTCTTTCCAAAAGTGGTAATCCCAAAAAGGACCAGGCTGTAACTTCTTTACCACCAAGTAATACGGATGCTTCTTCAGCATCTTCTCTGCCTGCTCCCGCAGATATAGAAGTCGTATATGAACAACAACAGGAAGCCAAAGTTGTTGATACAAGTCAAAGGGTTGTAGAAAAAGATGTTTATACTGTTGACTTTGATAAACAGCTGTCAAAGTTTCCGTCAGGTTACTCTTTCAACAGGAGAGAGGAAAGTGGATTGACTTCTGGGCCAACAGGTCGGGAGAGATTTGAAGTGAATAACTCCTACAGCAGCTCAACAAAAAGAGTTTACTCATCAAATTCTCAAAACTCAGCTGATACAGAAGAGAAACTGCAGAAGGTGTCACCACCTCGTAGAAAAGTGACTAGAGAAGAAAAGTCAGATAAGATGACCGGGATCGTAGCTAAGAAAGACGGGGGAGGATCTGATTTGTCCACTACAAAGTCTAGGCAGTCAAATGCTGTTAGTTATAGCAATGCAAATAATGTTGGACATAGACAATATGATCCCGAGCCTCCTGATGAGAATATCAATGCAATACTTGAGGTAGGCCGTTGATATGGTTGTCATTATATGTATGCTTTTCGATTTTACTTCATTCTGTGTATGCTTTTGGTTTGTGGCAGGAGGAAGAGGCTTTAATTGCTGCTcacagaaaagaaattgaggATACAATGGAAATTGTTCGTGAAGTAAGTAAACTAGCCCTGGATTAGTGGTCAAATCTTTTCGATTTCTAGTACTTATTGTTCCGCTTCTCAAACATTCATgcaccaattaaaatttataccaCTGTTCATCTTGTTCTGCTCGAATATTAACAGGAAATGAAGCTTTTGGCAGAGGTGGACCAACCAGGCAGCCTCATCGACAATTATGTGACCCAACTAAGCTTTGTGCTTTCACGCAAGGCTGCTGGTCTGGTTGGCCTTCAAGCTCGCCTTGCCAGGTTCCAGCATCGATTGAAAGAGCAGGAGATACTGAGTCGGAAGAGAGTTCCTCGTTAAGGCAAGCAGTTTGTTCCCTGCTTGCATTACCGCATCAGAACCTGTCTCATAACCTCGCTTAGATTGTTATAGTTATATTTCTCGATGGACATTGACgcttaaatattttgatataaacaaatatataaagcTTTTATCTCAAATGGAATCTCTACTTGGTTCTGGCGGTCAATGCATGGAGCCATTTCGAGTTCTCGGAGAAAGGAAATTTGGCATTGCATAAAAACTCCACCGTGTCTTGCAGGTATTGATGTTTCGATGTAAATGCCTCGTACATGTCCCGGTAATAAGAGGGGCCAATTGAAATTGTCAAACATTTATTGTTTAGATGAATCTGATGTATCATTGTTTAGATTGACATGCTTTGTTGTTTAATGGTGACgaaggaaatattttttttaaaaataaaatcatttctaTTGGAAGGAGAGGAAAAAAGAGTAAAGTAGtggttttttttcaatttgcatttactcaataaaagaattaattgtCAATTCGTGActcaaatcataaataatttgaaCGAAGTTGAATTTTTATGCATAATGTGTCATTTTATcctatatgatatttatatttgacaaaaaatatacaTTGTGGTagttaaaataacattattaatttttagtatttaatctgggttgataaaatttataattagctAAATATGAGTAACTTACTTTCATCTAATCAActcaaaaattgaattaaattatttttatcgaattatatttaataattaaatataaaattaaataaatttataattaaaactaaatttattctattaataaaatcatgtaaaatttaatcataaaattattaacaattaatttttatcaaattaactttaaaacttaaattaaatactaaaaaattaatattgttaacaaAAAGAGGAAAAACTACCTATACTTATTTGACCTATTTGATTCAAAGCAACTTAATGAAACGCTGCGTATCGACAGTAAAGCAAAACGGGTCGGATTACATTGCCTTCTTCTTCGTATAAACCCTTCATAAACCCTAAGTTCTTccaatttcttttgattttatttcttggtttgaaaatttttaatttattttctgagttcttttgattaaaaatttgatcTGAGATTGACTACAAATAATGTGTACATGAAACATGAAGACTACCTTCAGAAATCCAGGTACATTATTTAACCTCTGAAATTAtcatattaattgaaaatttggattttgCGTTTTACAGTGTAAAAATCAATGAATTTCCTATATTgggtattttttcaaaaaaattcagccATTATCATGTGTTTTCATTTCCCAaatttgctaaatttttatcctttttttttcgtTGCAGGGATAAGCCTTTGTATCCGTACAACCTGTTGTCAAATTTTCAATACTTGTAAGTCCCTGTCTTCATTATCCGATGGGTCTTCGTCTGAATTGTATAAGAAATCTGCCATTTTTGAGGGAAAAATTAATAGTATTGAAGGGGTGAGGAAAGAAGTTGAAGATGTGTGTTGTATTTTAGAGAGTGGTCCTTGGGGATCCGCCATTGAAAACGCTTTGTCTTCACTCAATGAGAAGCCTCAACCCGGGTTAATCATTGGGGTTTTGAGGAAGTTGAAAGATGTTAACCTAGCAATAAACTATTTCCGATGGACCGAGAAGAAAACCGACCAAGCGCATTGTCCGGAAGCATATAATTCGCTTCTCATATTGATGGCTCGGAATAAGAAGTTCGATTGTCTCGAACAGGTTCTTGAAGAGATGAGCATGGTGGGATTCGGCCCATCTAGTAACGCTTGCATCGAGTTGGTTGTTAGTTGTGTCAAATCCCAAAAGTTAAGGGAAGCTTTCGATATTATACAGATGATGAGGAAGTTCAAGTTTCGACCGGCTTTTTCGGCTTACACCACTCTTATCGGTGCTTTGTCCGCTGTGTTTGAATCAGATCttatgcttactctgtttcatCAGATGCAGGAGCTAGGTTATGAAGTTAGTGTCCATTTGTTTACTACACTTATTCGTGTGTTTGCTAAGGAAGGACGGGTTGATGCAGCTCTTAATCTTTTAGATGAGATGAGGAGCAACTGTTTTGAAGCTGATGTTGTGCTTTATAATGTTTGTATAGACTGTTTCGGTAAGGTAGGGAAGGTCGATATGGCATGGAAATTCTTTCATGAGATGAAAGCACAAGGTCTAGTGCCCGATGACGTGACTTTCACGAGCATGATTGGTGTTTTATGCAAATCGAATCGGTTGCAAGAAGCTATagagttatttgagttgatgGAGCAGGATAGAAAGGTCCCTTGTGCTTATGCTTATAACACCATGATAATGGGATATGGCTCAGCGGGAAAGTTTGATGAAGCGTACGGTTTATTAGAAAGACAGAAAGCAAAGGGATCAATTCCAAGTGTGATATCGTATAACTGCATTCTCACTTGCCTTGGGAAGAAGGGGAAAGTGCAAGAGGCATTGAGGATCTTCGAGGATATGAAGAAAGATGCTGTGCCCAACCTTCCAACTTATAACATTCTCATAGACATGCTTTGTAAGGATGGTAATCTCGAGGATGCTTTGAGGATTCAGGGTGCCATGAAAGAAGCTGGCTTATACCCGAATGTTATAACCGTAAACATAATGATTGATAGACTGTGTAAAGCACAAAAACTCGATGAGGCTGTTTCTATATTCGAAGGAATGGATCACAAAGTTTGTTGTCCTAACGAGGTTACATTTTGCTCCCTTATAGATGGCTTGGGAAAACATGGTAGAGTAAATGATGCCTATAGACTTTACGAGAAGATGCTGGATTCCGATAAGATCCCGAATGCTGTTGTATATACATCCCTCATTCGGAACTTCTTCAAGTGCGGGAGGAAGGAGGATGGTCATAAGATATACAAAGAAATGCTGCGAAGGGGCTGCGCCCCTGATCTTATGCTCCTCAATACCTACATGGATTGTGTGTTTAAAGCTGGGGAAATCGAGAAGGGTCGGGCTTTGTTCGAGGAAATAAAGGCTCAAGGATTCATTCCAGATGTTCAAAGCTATTCGATTCTGATAC
The window above is part of the Gossypium raimondii isolate GPD5lz chromosome 9, ASM2569854v1, whole genome shotgun sequence genome. Proteins encoded here:
- the LOC105800744 gene encoding kinesin-like protein KIN-13A, with product MQQSNAAATAFYDHAGGGGSFNNAGPAGGDAGDAVMARWLQSAGLQHLASPLTSTGIDQRLLPNLLMQGYGAESAEEKQRLFKLMRNLKFNGEFGLEPYTPTAQSSGGQATSDGFHSPEFKGDFGAGLLDLHAIDDTELLSEHVISEPFEPSPFMPGVNKSFENEFNVTSSRQQKEQSNADASASSFIANEKEISTRENNVAKIKVVVRKRPLNKKEISRKEDDIVTVGENALTVHEPKLKVDLTAYVEKHEFCFDAVLDEHVTNDEVYRVTVEPIIPIIFQRTKATCFAYGQTGSGKTFTMQPLPLRAAQDLIRFLHQPVYHSQRFKLWLSYFEIYGGKLFDLLSDRKKLCMREDGRQQVCIVGLQEFEVLDVQVVKEYIERGNAARSTGSTGANEESSRSHAILQLAIKKHPEIKESKRNNDGNESKSGKVVGKISFIDLAGSERGADTTDNDRQTRIEGAEINKSLLALKECIRALDNDQIHIPFRGSKLTEVLRDSFVGNSRTVMISCISPNAGSCEHTLNTLRYADRVKSLSKSGNPKKDQAVTSLPPSNTDASSASSLPAPADIEVVYEQQQEAKVVDTSQRVVEKDVYTVDFDKQLSKFPSGYSFNRREESGLTSGPTGRERFEVNNSYSSSTKRVYSSNSQNSADTEEKLQKVSPPRRKVTREEKSDKMTGIVAKKDGGGSDLSTTKSRQSNAVSYSNANNVGHRQYDPEPPDENINAILEEEEALIAAHRKEIEDTMEIVREEMKLLAEVDQPGSLIDNYVTQLSFVLSRKAAGLVGLQARLARFQHRLKEQEILSRKRVPR
- the LOC105800743 gene encoding pentatricopeptide repeat-containing protein At3g06920; amino-acid sequence: MKTTFRNPGISLCIRTTCCQIFNTCKSLSSLSDGSSSELYKKSAIFEGKINSIEGVRKEVEDVCCILESGPWGSAIENALSSLNEKPQPGLIIGVLRKLKDVNLAINYFRWTEKKTDQAHCPEAYNSLLILMARNKKFDCLEQVLEEMSMVGFGPSSNACIELVVSCVKSQKLREAFDIIQMMRKFKFRPAFSAYTTLIGALSAVFESDLMLTLFHQMQELGYEVSVHLFTTLIRVFAKEGRVDAALNLLDEMRSNCFEADVVLYNVCIDCFGKVGKVDMAWKFFHEMKAQGLVPDDVTFTSMIGVLCKSNRLQEAIELFELMEQDRKVPCAYAYNTMIMGYGSAGKFDEAYGLLERQKAKGSIPSVISYNCILTCLGKKGKVQEALRIFEDMKKDAVPNLPTYNILIDMLCKDGNLEDALRIQGAMKEAGLYPNVITVNIMIDRLCKAQKLDEAVSIFEGMDHKVCCPNEVTFCSLIDGLGKHGRVNDAYRLYEKMLDSDKIPNAVVYTSLIRNFFKCGRKEDGHKIYKEMLRRGCAPDLMLLNTYMDCVFKAGEIEKGRALFEEIKAQGFIPDVQSYSILIHCLVKAGCAHETYQLFHAMKEQGCILDTRAYNTVIDGFCKSGKVNKAYQLLEEMKSKGHQPTVVTYGSVIDGLSKIDRLDEAYMLLEEAKSQGIELNLVIYSSLIDGFGKVGRIDEAYLILEELMQKGLTPNTYTWNCLLDALVKAEEVDEALVCFKSMKDMNCPPNHITYSILINGLCKIRKFNKAFVLWQEMEKQWLKPNTITYTTMISGLAKAGNVAEAHGLFERFKANGGIPDSACYNAIIEGLSNANRATDAYKLFEETRRKGFNIHTKTCVVLLDALHKAECLEQAAIVGAVLKETAKSQHASKYW